TCTACCGGCCCGCTGTTTTCCACATGAACGGTATAGGTGACCAGTGTGCCCGGATCAGCGCTGTCCACGGACGCCTGCTGCGATATGACCAACTGTGGCCCGGGCATCACCTGCACCGACGCCGTATCCTGATTATTGCTGGCATCGCTGTCTGTCCCCGTCCAGCCCGCCAGGGCAACCTGGAGACTGGCGGACTGTGGCAATGTGACGGGCTGGGCCTGAAGGGTCAGCTCGAGCACCCGCACATCACCCTCCTGCAATTGCGGCACCAGCCAGCGATCCGGTACGCCATCTCCTGTGCTGTCCACCATGGTGGTGCCGGGTGGCGCCGTGTGGGCACGGTAAGAAAGCAACGGGTCCGTTTCTATCTGCACACTGATGTTGCTGAAATCATCAAAGTGAATATGGCGCAGATGCACTTCCACCGTTATTTCACCCCCGGCACTTACCGTGTCCGGCATCTGCTCGATATGCAGCGACATGTCAGGTGGAAACAGTCCGCCCCCGGTGGCGCCCCCCGGTCCGTTCATGTTGTCTTCAATCTGCGAGGGCAGGTTCATCCCGCGGGAGGAGGAAATGTGAAAGCGGATATTGCGTGGCCCGGGCAGACCCAGCTGCTGCCAGGCCAGGCGCGCCTCCATCTCGGTGCCTGATGTCGAGCCGCCCTGCACATTGCTGTACAGCTGCACGCAGTCACTGTTCGATGAACTTCCGGGCAGGGTATAACCATCGCCCGATCCCGATACAGGACTGACCAGGGGGTCCCCGGCGGGATGGGCCGGAAAGTACGGGCACAAATGCGCGTTGGTGCGCCGGTTTGAACCGCTCCAGTCAACGCGGAGAATACGCTCGCCTGCCTCCATCCGTCCGTTGCTGTTCTCGTCGAGATAGAACAGCCAGGTGGTCGTGTTGGTCGAACTGGCCCAACGCTCCACATAGAAATAGAGATATTGATCATCCCAGGTATAAGAGAACTTGCGCAGGTCCCGACCGGTGCTTTGAATCGGAAAATCCTGGTCACAGGACGGAGCGTTCGCACCCTGGCAGTCCTCACTGAACTGTCCGGGATGTACGGTGATGTTGGTGGGCGCGTACCAGTCCGACATATTGCCGTCGATGCTGATCGTGCGCGATATAAGCGAACTCCCCTGAGCACCGCCATGAATCAGCAGGCCTGGCATCAGCATCAGTGCCGCCAGAACAGCGCGCTTAATCATCTGCCATCTCACTGTGACGGCGTCGCGCACTGGTCTGATCAAACTTGATGCGGAAGTCCAGAACGATGCCTTGCACTCGGCCCTCCGCACCCGTGAAGTCGCGGTCGTAGAAGCCTCGGAAGTTGTAGCCCATGCTGATCCAGACGTCGCGGATCGGGCTGTAGCCTGCCATCACGCCCCAGGCGTGCTGGGTTACATCACTTTGCCAGCTGTGCAACCGGCTTCCGCGCGTGCCGATGTCCCAACGCTCGGTAATATCGTATCGGTACTCGAGACCGATCAGATCGCTGTAGCCGGTGTAACGGGTGTCATCAATGGTATCCGCAACATAGCGCGCGCCATATTGCGTAGACAACTGATGCCGCTGCGCCATGACCAGGTTCACGTGCGTATTGTTGACGATGCGATGGCCGTAAAGGTGCAGGGTGTCGTCCCGTGTTTCATCACGAATCAGCCGTGTGCGGTTCAGCCAGAACCAGCTGTCGCTCAGCGGGCGACGGGCGTAGCTGATATCCAGCTCGGAACTGCGCGCCAGGCCACCGGCACGGAACTGCTGATCGAAATGCAGGATGCGCCCGGCCAGGCTGTCGGCGTTGTTCAGGCGATACCGGAATCCGGACAGCAGATTCCATTTTTCATCCAGATCAGAATAGCGGTACTCCGCGCGCTGGGTAAATTCCCAGGCCGCATCGCGGTAGCCCAGGCCGGCGGACACGGCGGTGTAATCGTTGGCCGCCGTGCCGCTCGCCGGATCACGGCGCGGATCGAAGGTGTCGGGTATCACGTTGTCGGTAAGCGTCTGGGCGCGATCCAGACCAAAGTCCGCGCGCCATTGGCTGCTCAGGTCGAGGGTCTGAAACAGGCCGGCGTGGGCCATCACGCGGGGTCCGTATTCATCGCTGCTGTGGCTGAGCTGGGAGCTGACCGTGCCCCCTTGCCAGGGCGTGGCGCGCGCGCCAATACGTGTATCCTGTGTGCGCCGCTCCTCGCTCCAGCTGAATTCCTGCGCCGCAAACACCGACACATTACGCGTCAGGCGATAGTCACTGCCCAGGGTCAGGCGGGTGGGGTAGTCGGCGTTGTCCTCACGGCGGTCGATGCCGGTTTCGCCGGTGGCAGACAAGCTCAAGCGGCCGTCCATCAGATCGCGGCGACCACCACCGATCACCTGGCGAGAATCGTAACGCCCGGCAGCGGTCTGGTCTTCCACATAACGCAAGCCACCGAAGGCGCGCCAGTTTTCCTGTTCGTATTCGGCGCGGCCTTCCATCAGGTTTCTTTCGTTGCCTGTGCCCAGCACGCTTTGCCGACTGGCTTCTGCCGCCAGCGCCAGATCGTCGGTCAGGCGGTAACGCACGCTGCCTTGCACCATGCGGCGGTCATCATCATCCATCGCCAGCTGGCCGAGGCCGAAACCGGCGTCCGTCTGTTCGGCACGCACGCGGGTATCCACACGCTCGGAGGTGTAGCGGTGTTCCGCCAGCCAGGCGCCGTCGGTGCCGCTGCCAGACACCGGATCGCGGCTGGCCGCCATTTCTGCGCGCAGCACATGATGCTCGTCCGGCGTCCAGGTGAGATCGGCGCCGCCCAGACGTGCATCCGCCGCCACGCTGTTGTCTTCCACGCCGGTCAGGCCAAGCACCAGTTTCTGCGCCGCATCATGCACCGTCACCCGACCGCCCATGACCCGGGCATCGGCGCCGGCGTCTACTTCATAGGTGACAACAATACGCAGCGGGTTGAAACCGGCGTCCTGCACCGGGATCGGCTGACGGAAGAAAAAGGTGCCGTCATTGCTGTCCAGGCTGTAATCCACAAAGCGGGTCATGACGGTGCTGCTGATGACCTCGTTGGTGAAACGATCCCGCACTTCCACGGTCACGGTTTCGCTGCCCGGCAGAATCGGTGCGCGGCTGAGACGATACAGGCCCGAGGTGCCGTCCGGACGAATATCATCGCGGATAAAGCCTTGCGGCGTTTCGGCATGGAAGGCACTGCCGGACACGTTACGCCCACGCCATTCCGTCTGGGCTCCGGTCAGCACGCGCTGATAGCGGGTCAGTTCGGTCACGGTAAGGCCGGTGTCGAAGTCACCGAACAGGGCGAAGAAATCGCGCCGCTCCATGCGTACATAAAGTTTTTCCCGCGACGGGGCGTCATGCCCGCGACGGGTGTCGTCGCCATACAGCACGTACCAGCGCTGCGGATCCAGCGCCTGGTTCAGGGGTTCGTCGTCAAGCCGCGAACGGCTGTCGTAAGCGGCCGTCAGCAACCATTCTCCGGCCACGCGGCCACGGGCAAAGAAGGCCGCCTCGCCGTCGGTATAGAAGTGCTCATCCGCACCACCGAAGGACTGCATGTTGCCGCGCAGGCGGTTGTAGCCCACGGTCCCTTCGGCAAAGCCCACCAGAATCCAGTCGCGCAGATCCGGGGACACAGGTACGGCGATGTCATCCGACACGGTGTAGCCGTCGCTGAGACGAATGCGATAGGTGCCAGCGGTGCTCACCGGCTCGAAATGCACCAGGCCGTTGCTGTCCACCTGGATCTGGTCGGGGCGCTGATCCAGTGCGGTCCGCTGCGCACCGCTGGCCAGCGGACGCAGGTCGCCAGACACCAGTTGCAAGGTCGTGCCCGCCCGGATCGGCTGGTCAAATTCATCGATCAGGGCCAGACGCAATTGCACGGGCGTCAGACCGTCGGCCACGTTTTCTTCCGCGTCCAGTACGCGAATGGTCTTCAGTCGACCACTGCGGCGCAGCGAGACTTTATCGCTGAAACGGGCATTGCCGAAGTTGTCCAGGCCTTGCAGCGTCAGGGTGTAATCACCGGTGCGCGGCAGCTCGATCCCGACCCAGGTGTAGAGGGTCGTGCCGCCCTCTTCGGTCATGCGCATCCCGATACGCGAGGCCGGGACGGGTTCATCGTTCAGCAGCAGCCGAACACGCAGATCGCTGTTCAGGCGTCCGGAAACGCTGATCACCGGGTGCGGTGTCACCGTGCCATCGGCAATATTCAGCAAGCCCGTGCGCGCCGGTACGGTGGCTTGCCGCGCC
This sequence is a window from Isoalcanivorax indicus. Protein-coding genes within it:
- a CDS encoding OmpA family protein, producing MKQAYGFQHKTLPTALLPVRHVLRRCLMLAAVMLALMLLVSPFLPGGQAHAAVLLEQPPATLNWQGAPASASADARVLRYERVGLYRHDPASSENLVVRASHFASTESLVGTPSVTNPLPAPLDSDGNPLPLDTALPLSPANSFAVQEAVFVVVRQPILPATAFAIRTDGRRIMAVTVESQPGDDAIIALVETDTGSGIYVGYLQPGAGYLPPGSDVRVRYDDYGIVADSLSSLAPWLVSAGFVALVQAERQGVMGNAPVADGNLYLSKRALRNQAMTGDFIAYEVRVENTGTSPAADIEINDRLPRGFRYQSGSLRRDGIGQPDPQISPDGQQLRIQVGNLAPGASVLVRYVVEVTIAAPAGQAVNRAQARSGSVLSNEDMAAILVERPFFDDRAFLMGRVIAGECGEADAEGVAGVRLYLEDGTQVVTDADGRWHMEGVRPGTRVLQLDTVTLGNRYTLQTCPGTSRQAGNPLSRFLNIQGGTLWRENWYLKKNPEAHALLRQQLTSAMRDGQIHMTLSLGSGDQHLSQLDTELAVPQGLLPVPGSLRFNDTSLPDPAALGAQRYHVTLPALLRQSGAQLTWQLQLDPDLSQDSATGEAVAEQRLTARTLGQTQDGHRHAVQSENRVAITPAVRSEQQIILRPRFSSMSAALSPADREQIRDLAEALRARDLHRLEALGHETRRLVAPAHLDDMRLRIVGHTDSVPIVPRAGRAINDNYALSLARATAVADYLGALLKLDAERLEVRGAGPDLPLADNGTEEGRARNRRVTIDLILPVEEAPAMLNVTRPDSGMVLASDDGEAGARQATVPARTGLLNIADGTVTPHPVISVSGRLNSDLRVRLLLNDEPVPASRIGMRMTEEGGTTLYTWVGIELPRTGDYTLTLQGLDNFGNARFSDKVSLRRSGRLKTIRVLDAEENVADGLTPVQLRLALIDEFDQPIRAGTTLQLVSGDLRPLASGAQRTALDQRPDQIQVDSNGLVHFEPVSTAGTYRIRLSDGYTVSDDIAVPVSPDLRDWILVGFAEGTVGYNRLRGNMQSFGGADEHFYTDGEAAFFARGRVAGEWLLTAAYDSRSRLDDEPLNQALDPQRWYVLYGDDTRRGHDAPSREKLYVRMERRDFFALFGDFDTGLTVTELTRYQRVLTGAQTEWRGRNVSGSAFHAETPQGFIRDDIRPDGTSGLYRLSRAPILPGSETVTVEVRDRFTNEVISSTVMTRFVDYSLDSNDGTFFFRQPIPVQDAGFNPLRIVVTYEVDAGADARVMGGRVTVHDAAQKLVLGLTGVEDNSVAADARLGGADLTWTPDEHHVLRAEMAASRDPVSGSGTDGAWLAEHRYTSERVDTRVRAEQTDAGFGLGQLAMDDDDRRMVQGSVRYRLTDDLALAAEASRQSVLGTGNERNLMEGRAEYEQENWRAFGGLRYVEDQTAAGRYDSRQVIGGGRRDLMDGRLSLSATGETGIDRREDNADYPTRLTLGSDYRLTRNVSVFAAQEFSWSEERRTQDTRIGARATPWQGGTVSSQLSHSSDEYGPRVMAHAGLFQTLDLSSQWRADFGLDRAQTLTDNVIPDTFDPRRDPASGTAANDYTAVSAGLGYRDAAWEFTQRAEYRYSDLDEKWNLLSGFRYRLNNADSLAGRILHFDQQFRAGGLARSSELDISYARRPLSDSWFWLNRTRLIRDETRDDTLHLYGHRIVNNTHVNLVMAQRHQLSTQYGARYVADTIDDTRYTGYSDLIGLEYRYDITERWDIGTRGSRLHSWQSDVTQHAWGVMAGYSPIRDVWISMGYNFRGFYDRDFTGAEGRVQGIVLDFRIKFDQTSARRRHSEMADD